One stretch of Ananas comosus cultivar F153 linkage group 6, ASM154086v1, whole genome shotgun sequence DNA includes these proteins:
- the LOC109711801 gene encoding glutathione S-transferase DHAR3, chloroplastic-like, whose protein sequence is MSAPITANAMLPAVFIRSSSTSTSTSTSLRFFSLSRIPRSRSLSVRASAQIEVCAKASSTVPTRLGDCPFTQRVLLTLEEKHLPYDMKLVDFANKPDWFLKISPEGKVPVVKLEEKWIADSDVIAQALEEKYPEPPLATPPDKASVGSKIFPSFIGFLKSKDPNDGTEQALLNELTAFNDYLKDNGPFINGNVISAADLSLGPKLYHMEIALGHYKNWSVPESLPYVKNYMKLIFSLDSFIKTRALPEDVIAGWRPKVMG, encoded by the exons ATGTCGGCGCCGATTACCGCAAACGCGATGCTCCCCGCCGTATTCATccgctcctcctccacctccacctccacctccacttcTCTCCgtttcttctccctctcccgaATCCCCCGCTCCCGCTCCCTCTCCGTGCGGGCGTCCGCACAAATAGAGGTCTGCGCCAAGGCCTCCTCCACCGTCCCCACCAGGCTCGGCGATt GTCCTTTTACGCAGAGGGTTCTGTTGACTCTTGAAGAGAAGCATCTGCCCTACGATATGAAGCTGGTGGATTTTGCCAACAAACCGGATTg GTTCTTGAAAATCAGTCCCGAAGGTAAAGTTCCTGTCGTCAAACTCGAGGAGAAGTGGATCGCCGACTCAGACGTAATCGCCCAAGCATTAGAGGAAAAGTATCCCGAACCACCGCTGGCGACTCCGCCGGACAAGGCTTCAGT TGGTTCAAAAATATTCCCCAGTTTCATCGGTTTTCTTAAAAGCAAGGACCCCAACGACGGAACGGAGCAGGCGTTGCTCAATGAGTTGACGGCCTTTAATGATTATCTAAAGGACAAC GGTCCATTTATCAACGGTAACGTGATTTCTGCTGCCGATCTGTCTCTTGGACCTAAGCTCTATCATATGGAGATTGCTCTAGGTCATTATAAGAACTGGTCCGTTCCGGAGTCACTTCCATATGTAAAGAACTACATGAAG TTAATTTTTTCATTGGACTCATTTATTAAAACTCGGGCTCTGCCAGAGGATGTAATTGCTGGATGGCGTCCGAAAGTCATGGGTTAA